A genome region from Eurosta solidaginis isolate ZX-2024a chromosome 2, ASM4086904v1, whole genome shotgun sequence includes the following:
- the LOC137240305 gene encoding small integral membrane protein 12-like, whose translation MWPILMEILRRNAVYITLPVAAVVGFIGYNLESLVSDKYTPYSRSIKELRAERLAAEAQTDPAQRANLYFNVGVLERNMPPSLEPKS comes from the coding sequence atgtggCCGATCCTTATGGAAATATTACGCCGCAATGCTGTTTACATAACATTGCCAGTTGCTGCAGTTGTTGGTTTCATCGGTTACAATTTGGAAAGTTTAGTCTCGGACAAGTACACACCATACAGTAGATCTATAAAAGAACTTCGGGCTGAACGTTTAGCCGCGGAAGCACAAACGGATCCAGCGCAGCGAGCAAATCTGTATTTTAATGTTGGCGTTTTAGAAAGAAATATGCCACCATCATTAGAGCcgaaatcataa